aatataatttaactttttcagGAAAAAAATGAAGTTAATATCATATGAGATTAGGACGATTATTCCCTTTTAATGCTAATTTTATTGTCGTTTCCTTTGGATTTACTTGTTTGTTTGGCAGTGTGGCACGTGCATGGATATGAATAATATCTCGATcccaacatgcaatttaaatgcatattcgataCTAgggaaattaattaattaagaagatgatttaCTACGTGTCTGGTGAAaccactatttttttttatgaatattattatttaatcgaaaaacttgattttttttaattcaaaagAGAGGGTACTGAATTAGTTGGATTGATCCCCTCGATCCTTTGAATctgaatatttaattttataggGGTTAAACTAAAATTCAGAaattttatttgtgaaaaagcTTGTGAAGaattaattaatttgtattttaaaaatgggGAAGAATTAAATTTTGAAGTTAAAACTTTATCGAAAAGCAAGCTAAAATAAGTTAGTGCTCGAACTACATCAAATTCAAGAATATGAATTCACAGTCAAAaaggcaaaaaaaaaataaagaatatgAATTTCTTCCATCTCTATCAAAATGTCGTATtcatgataatatatatatatatatatatatatatatatatatatatatatatatatatattaattgggATAAAGTTATATATAGtacaataataattattatggCAAAGAAAACAAAAGGTAAAACAATTATGTGGTAATCATTCCGATCTGGAGAGCTAGCTTCTTTGAGTCTTTGCCTCCATTGACCATATTAATTTGTTCTtttcatatataaaaattaattttgaaacCATTAATATTActcttaaaatttttaaatgtttagaattttatatatttttaattttacaaTAAGTTTCACTCATCACTGCCATCAGTAATACATATAAATTTGGAGaattaatttgaattttattctATTCCGACAAGAAGCAGGTTAAAAACACTGTAATACACGAggtagagagagagagagaaaggTAATAAATATTCTTATAGTGTTGATGTTACTTATTAATAATTGCATCTTAATTAGTTACTAATAGCGTCCCCAAGGTTTTCTTACCTCCTATACATGACAAAATCCTCAAAAGATCGAAAGAGATCAGATTAAGAAGAGAGAAACTATTTCAAATTCAGCTACATCAGTCAACTATAAAGGTATCTTTTATCTCTTCTCTCGAGGGAAAAATAACTCATCATTTCGGTAGCTGTAGATTGGATCACTCCTCAAAAAACAAGATGGCAGATGATGAAATTTTCACTCAGAATCCGATCAGTGGATCCATGAATCCTCCTTTAGCTAAGAAGAAGAGAAGTCTTCCAGGAACCCCAGGTGGATTTTCGTTTATTTATCTTGTTTTCTTGATCCTTGAATCAtctcttctttctttttttatcttCCTTGTACACACGGATATATGTACATATTCAAGAATTGTTATTTTACAGATCCTGAAGCTGAAGTCATAGCTTTATCACCGAAAACTCTAATGGCAACCAACAGGTTCTTGTGTGAAATATGTGGCAAAGGGTTTCAAAGGGACCAAAATCTTCAACTTCACAGAAGGGGGCATAATCTTCCATGGAAGTTGAAGCAAAGGACCAGCAAAGAAGTCAGAAAGCGAGTTTACGTCTGCCCCGAAAAGACATGCGTTCACCACCATCCCTCTAGGGCTCTTGGAGATTTAACAGGCATCAAGAAGCACTTCTGCCGGAAGCATGGTGAGAAGAAATGGAAGTGCGAAAAGTGCTCCAAACGTTATGCAGTTCAGTCGGATTGGAAGGCTCACTCCAAGACTTGTGGCACTAGGGAATACAAATGTGATTGTGGGGCTATTTTTTCTAGGTATGTTTTCATGATTCTTGATTTATTTAGGGGTTTCGATTAGATGTATGTATATATTTCATGCACAGCTCGGTACTTAAATTTACGTTTTTTTTCCCTTCTTGATGTGTGATGACTGTGGGTTTTCATGCCTCTATATTTCATTTGTTAAATTAATGAAATGTTTACATCTAAGTTTGTAGTTTTTCGTAGAATTTATTATCGTATAGATTGTATTACTAACATGGTATTTCTTGTTTAATTTTGTGTTTGTAGGAGAGATAGCTTCATAACTCATAGGGCATTTTGTGATGCCTTAGCAGAAGAAACAGCAAGAATTACAGCCTCCTCTCACATGAACATCCAATGCACCTGCAAATATGAACTATCAATTTGTTGGCGCTTCATCACTAGGTCCAACACCTTGCATGGGACAGAATTTCCCTCCAGTTTTCAAGCCAATCTCGAGTAACGATCCAAACATCGACATAGTCCCAAGAGGCTTATCTCTTTGGAACATGACTCAAAATCCAGGCCAAACTCAAGATTATACGCCCAaaaatattgaagaaatgcatcCGTTAGGAATCAACCATGTAAGTTTAGGAACAATGAACAGTTTCAGCACCCATGATTCACTCATCACAAATCCGTGCTCAAATCCTCCACAAATATCTAATTTTAGCCATTGGAATTGGGATTTCGGGAGCAAGGTTACTTCAAACGGAACTCAAAACTTGACCAATGATCACTCCCTCCCTTTAAGCACAAGCTCCGTTAAAGATGTTAGTGTCCAATCTTTGTTTAGCACTCAACACCAAATTATTAGTCATCATCCATCATCTGCAACCATGTCTGCTACAGCTTTACTACAGAGAGCTGCTCAAATTGGGGCCACTACAACTGATCCTTCGATCCTAGGAAAATTTGGATTCAAATCCAATGACAGTATTATTACAGTTCAAGAAAATAGCTTCGGTCAAGTGTGTGGCGCAAGCTCAGTTAGTGGTGAGCTTGTGAGTGCTGAGGAGAATGGTATTTCTGCCTTAAAACAGCGTCAAATGTACCCCTCAAAACGCCACCGCATGACGAATGAGGAGATTTCAGCGGGAGAAACAAGGGATTTTCTTGGAGTTGGGATCCGATCTCTTTGTCAACAACCATCAATCAATGGATGGACATGATTCTTGAAACAGTACTACTACAAAATGACGGGCATCGGGGACAAAATAACATGTTGTTCATTAGCATCATCACCAATGGATTTTGATGGTTTTACAAATGACTTTAAGGTTAATATCAGAGATGGAAATAAAGTGGCGTACTACTACTACTTTGATGCTGAGAGAGAATGTGTTGGATAAAGAAAAAAAGGGGAGGAATTTAGTATTTGCAAACTTTGCAGAGAAAAAGGTGGCATTGAGTGGTGAATGAAAGCTAAAAGATGCCAAAAGAATTaatagaaatttaaaaataaaaagttctAAAGTTACTTGAGGAAGAGTAGATCCATGCATATTCTATTGAACCCATGAAGGATGTTCCCTTTGAGAAGCGTGTCTCTATTTTTTTTTCCCCGTTAAAAGTGGGCATCTGTAGTGGAAGAAAAGGGAGGAGACCTTTTGGACTCCATTATTGCTATGTTGTTATCTTTACTCAAACTCAAATAGCACAGCCTAATTCTGGTCTAGCTAGTGCtacttaataattattataaatgtCCTTGTAATAAATTTAGCAGATATATATGTTGTGCTTCTTATATTAATTTAAGAATTCTCGACACTTAAACTGTTTGGTGTTGAATATCTGTCTTCTTTGACTGaattaaaatgcaagaacaatttattggggTTGCCATTACGATTAACAAGTCAAAGCCCTTAAAAGGAGTTTGATTTCTTGCCTCTTTTGGCCAAATATCGAGACTACAGACATTTACTCGAATTTCATCACTCTTTTGATTTTCATTTCTAGTTTCTTTGGATCTCCTCCAGACCAATTAACATTAAAaaacttgaaaaagttcaagaaATCTGTTGAAAGTAAAATTCACCGGAAAATATAGAACAAGGGACCCTAAgaacaatgtttttttttttttgtattttctcATTTTATTACTTTTCGAACATGAATAGAAATTTTATGATCCTGATCTATTATTTGAACTCTAATTATAATTCAAAATCTTGTCATTAGTAATTTccgaaaaggaaaaaaaatatagtcatgattttttaaaaatatgagaTGGGCTTGGACCGGATCCTAATATTGAAATTGAAAGTTTATTGAAACGTCTAAAGCCCAAAGCCCAATACAAATCCCTCAACGCTGAAATTCTACCGACGGCTGGTACTTTCGGGACAGCCACACGAAAAAGGGCttttaaataatgaaatttACAGACTCCCCGGTGATCGAGCTGTCCGTGAATGACACGCGCCTCTCTTTCCAGCAAGACAACGGATCGATGCACGTCGGCACCTCCGTCTGGCCTTGCTCTTTGGTTCTCGTCAAGTTTGCTGAGCGCTGGTTGACGTGTGCCGTAGGAGACACGTGTCCTAACCCTTACGCTTCCCTTTTAAACTTCACTGGCAAGCGCGGGGTTGAGCTAGGCACCGGATGCGGCGTCGCAGCCATGGGCCTCTACTTGCTGGGACTGCACGACATTGTTCTGACAGACATCGCTCCGGTCATGCCTGCTTTGAAGCGCAACCTGAAGAGAAACAAGCCGATGTTGAAGAAAAGCCTGAAGACAGCGCAACTGTATTGGGAGAACGAGGAGCAGATGAAATCGTTGAAGCCGCCGTTTGATTTCGTGATCGCAGCGGACGTGGTTTACATTGAGAAGACTGTGGGGCCATTGATCCAGGCTATGGAGGGTTTGCTGTCGGATAACGGCGTCGTATTGCTGGGGTACCAGGTGAGGTCTCCCGAAGCGCACACGTTGTTCTGGGAAATGTGTGCGGTGGTGTTTGAGGTGGAGAAAATCCCTCACGAGCATTTGCATCCCGAATACGCCTACGAGGAGACTGACGTTTTTGTTTTGAGGAAAAGGAAGAAGAAAACGGAGGAGTTGGAATCTTGAACAAAATTCCGTCAGAAAATCTTTATTTATCAAACACAAGTTGTCAACTTAGTGTGATATGATCGTATGATTGAAATGTTTGGTTTGGAATTGATGATGAAAATGGGGGAGAAATCACTTCATATTGATATAAAATTGCCTTTATATCAATTATCCTTCTTACTTATCAAAATGTGTGTAAATGTGAAGTCTTTAGCTGTTTCCTACGACAGATTGGGATTTTTGTTCATTTATCTGTATTGTCCTTATTGTTTAATCGAGAGACTTGCTGTTCCTACTATTTAAAGCCATGTTATGATGTCTGCCAACAATAAAAAGGAAAAGGCCTATTCGAAGGTTTCCTTCATCTTTTATGGTTTTACAGTTCAGAATCAGATCTCTAACCCCGTAGCCGCTGGTACCtgtaaatttgagagaattGAGGGTGTAGTTTTTGTCATATGTTTCTACACTCAATCCGAAATCTATGACTCTATAGATATATATCTTGATGACTACTAAGATGTGGAAGGAAATTCGTTGAGAATGCGTTTCTATTTGGGAAAGCATCGAAGGGCTGATTTAAGTTAATTTCATGTCGAGATGAATTAGAAATTCGCAACATTTACACGAAAAATAGCTTATTTGGGATTTGAAATATGCTGTCAAGTGATTTCCTAGACGACCAATAAATTTGTTATCATGGATTTGAAAATACCTTGGTTCaaatatataaattcaaatGCAACTTCAGAATGAATTCCAAATAATCGAAACAAGAGCAAGAACGTGACAAAGGAGGGGTTTGTTCGACGCGACCGCTCGGGTCACTGCAGAAACAAATCCcaaatttcttgaaacaaacacaaatATCTACATTATATATAAACAGAGATAAGCAGAAACAAATCCCAAATTTCTTGTAACAAACACAAATAtctacattatatatataaaaaaattgtacagTGGCAAAGAAAATCCTCATCTTGACTGATTCAATGAGATGAGGTTGTTTCCGTCAATTGGAAAAAACGAACGGGAAGTGAGTTTTTTTTGGAGAGAGAGCTTGCTTGATTTTGAAAAGGAACGAGTAGTGAGAGGTTCTTTTGTGAAGAGAGAGTTTGCTTGATTTTACCAAAGTGAACCATGGTTGAATTTggcttaaaaaaaatataatataaatgccACGTAGCAGAAAATAAATTGTTTGGGGCAGTGACCGATAGCGTCGAGTGAACCGGAAAGACGGTCGGTCTTGCATTAGTACACAAATACTACAGGGCAATAGACCATGAGAAGGGAATTTGTTTTCAGTGTGTCATATGAAAATATCAGATTTACTCGATCTATTTTATGGTGTTAAAACTGAGTTCTGGGCAACCACGATGTAATGTCGTGTGATATCTTCCGTAAGAAAAATTGTGTGTTCATTGAATTAAAGATTTCTTGCGACGGTGGGAACCCAGAAATTCTAAGACAACCCATgttaatctaaaattttgatgtaTAAAACTTCTTTTAATTGGAGACAGAAATCTTGTATATATGTTCTGAAAAAAGCCAGAAAACTTTAATAGTCATTTTCTATTTTAGAGGGGCATAAGGGGTTGTACTTGACCCGACGACTTGTAGCGCATAATTTTTGCCCGTCTGACACTGCCACACTTGAACTTTGGAAAAATGGGGCCCATTACACAATTAGCATTGAGGGTCGGTGGTGGTTGAGGGTCGGTGGTTGTTAAAATTGACCGCTGAAAGCACCAAGTCCAGAGGCTACCAAGCTAGTGAAGTCACACTTCACTTGCAATTGTTTTTCGAGTCAATCGAATGAAATGGAAACCAAAGTGATTGTCCACGATTTTCAATTAAAAATCTGTTCAAACTCGTGCAAAATATCATAGCGTCCACATATACTCCAGTAAATTATCATGCCTTGCCTTAAGGACTAAATTCTTCTTATCAATTTGAATGTAGGCATGTAGCTTTAATCAAATTCAGTATCACTATTTCTCGAAGAAATCAGATTCTTAATTGAAAAGAGTGTAATCATATCAATCTTCCATCGTCACATTCCTCTCCACAAAAAGAAGGGAGTATCTTAGTATCTTTTTCTGCTATGTTGGGCATGCAAGCGCTTGATTCTTGCAGCATATTCACAACTCTGCGCATAGAAGGCCGGTTATTCGGGAGGGATCTGATACAGAGTAGCCCGATGTCAAGTACCTTACAAATGTGTtctttaaattttgaatcaagATTTGGATCAAGAATGTGTTCCACTCCTTTCCGGTCCAATATAGCACAAACCCATGCTGGTAAATCTTTCTCCCCGAATTCTCGATCAATCGGCCGTCTGCCTGTAACCAGCTCAAGTATGACTATACCAAAGCTGTATATGTCACTCTTTTCATTCACATGAAGAGTGTAAGCATATTCTGAAACGGGTATTATATGTTAGCAAGGACTGAACATATTAGCCTACGATGTAAGCTTTTAATGAAAGACTGTAAATTATGTGAATACCTGGTGCAATATAACCACAGGAGCCAGCAATAACGGACATGGACTCGACCCCCTTGCTAACAGCTTTAACAAACTTGGCAACTCCAAAATCCGATATCTTTGCCCCAAAATCTTCATCCAACAGTATATTGTTGGATTTTACATCTCTGTGCACGATCGGGGGAACACAATCATTGTGCAAATACGAGAGCCCTTCAGCGGAATCCAAGGCAATCTTGAACCTCATTGGCCAATCCAACAATCTATGCTCATTACTATGCAGTAAATCTCCTAAGCTCCCATTAGGCATATATTCATAGACCAGAAGCTTACAATTAGCAGCATTGCAACAACACCACAGTCTGACAATATTCTTGTGCCTGATTTGCCCAAGCGTCTCGACTTCAGCTTCGAATTCTCCTTTATCAGAACTGACAACACCAAAACCAGTTCCATCCTTGTTTTGTCCACCCCAGAGCTTCTTAACGGCAACTGTCTCTCCATTTTGAAGAACAGCTTTGTACACTTTTCCAGAGGCACCAACACCGATCACGTTGTCTTCTTTAAGACAATCGTTTATTTCGAATTCACTGAAGCAGAGCTTATGGAAAGATGTCCATTTTGTTATAGTGGCCCCTCGTTGCATTTTCTTTATGCTCTTGTATTTCAACCCAAACCAAACAACCCCAACAAGGAAAACAACTACAGCTGTTCCATAAATAAACCTTAGCATCCACAAAAAAACTTGGTTTCTGTTTCCATCTTTGGGTTTGCAATAACTGCCATCATCGATACACAGATCTGGATTACCAAGAAAGCTGTCACTATACACCCCCTTGGCGAAAAGAGGAGGTAAATTACCTGAAAGTTgattatatgataaatttaacgTATTGAGCTTCAGATTCTGCAGTGAGATTGGAACCGGTCCAATAAAGTTATTCTGTGAAAGATCAAGATAATTAAGCAACGGCAGATTCCCAAGTTCATCAGGTATATCACCAGACAATCGATTGTTAGCCAAATTAAGCTCATTCAGTTCCTTCATGGATTCGGTTCTCTTCGGAAGTCCACCAGTTAGTTCATTGTTACTAAGATCGAGCCTCCCAAGTTGCCCTAAGTTCACTATGGAACCAGGGATACCCCCAGTAAACTCATTATCACTTGCTGAAAACTCGACCAAATTCTCCAACGACCCAATTTCGTAAGGTATGCTCCCGGAAAATCTGTTCTTGGATATCAAAAGGGTTGCTAGATTTTTTGCACCATAAATCGTTGGTGAAATACTTCCTAAAAAAGCATTGCCGTAGAGATCCAGTAAGTATACGTTCGGCAAGCCCCAGAACTCAGCAGGAATTTCACCGTAAAGCTGGTTGTTTCGCATTCTAATCCGGCTTAAATTCTGGCATTTCCAAACATTCTCCGGAATATTTCCTGAGAATGCATTGTTGATCAAAACTAACTGCTCTAAAGCACCATTATGGCATAAAAACTCCGGTAAGGGGCCGGATAGGTTGTTGTTTGACACATCCAAAGTTTGCAAAGCCGAGTTCTTGCCTAGTTCATGTGGTAAGGAACCTGTGATTCGGTTTCCAAACAATTTGAGTTCATATAGGTTTGGAGACTTAGCAATGCTAGCAGGGATCAGACCCTCAAGATTGTTCTCGAATAAGTTCAAAGACTCCAGAGGTAACTCACAAAGATCAGCAGGAATCATTCCAGAAAATTTATTCATTGAAGCGTCAAATCTTTTTAAATCAGTCAAATTAGACCACCCCGTTGGCAGATTCGCATTAAAAAGGTTGCTATAAAGCTCGATTTGCACAAGGCTCTTGAGCTGAGATAAAAAACTTGGTAGTGATCCTGAGAGTGCATTACTGGCCAAATCAAAATTCCTGAGTCGATTCAGCCTGCTGAAACTCTCTGGAATCGAGCCAACCAAATGACAATCAGTGAGCCAAAGCTCTTCAAGATTCGTCAAGTTTCCGAATTCTGGAGGAAGATGACCAGGTGAAAAGGGATTGTACGCCAACACGAGAAATTTTAGGCTCGTTATATTACCAAGAGCAGCAGGGATGGTGTCATTTAGCAGATTCTCAGCGAGTATAAGAGTCTCGAGCTGCCAGAAGTGCCCAAGATTTGCTGGCAACGAGCCGGAAAAATTGTTTGCCGCTAAATTTAGATATCTGCAACAAAATATCACAGAAGCATATGATTATAAATTAGAAAATGGtacaatatttttgaaatttcaagACCAAAATTTTTTATCCAAATCCCATGCGTAATTTTTCTaaaagttaaatttttttaatcccGATTTCCTCATTAATGATGACGGCAGAAGTCGGTCCAGCAGTAGTTAATAACACTTAATGATAGGCAACTCCCAATAGAAACATGGCAACCCCA
This region of Primulina eburnea isolate SZY01 chromosome 14, ASM2296580v1, whole genome shotgun sequence genomic DNA includes:
- the LOC140812817 gene encoding LOW QUALITY PROTEIN: zinc finger protein MAGPIE (The sequence of the model RefSeq protein was modified relative to this genomic sequence to represent the inferred CDS: deleted 1 base in 1 codon) translates to MADDEIFTQNPISGSMNPPLAKKKRSLPGTPDPEAEVIALSPKTLMATNRFLCEICGKGFQRDQNLQLHRRGHNLPWKLKQRTSKEVRKRVYVCPEKTCVHHHPSRALGDLTGIKKHFCRKHGEKKWKCEKCSKRYAVQSDWKAHSKTCGTREYKCDCGAIFSRRDSFITHRAFCDALAEETARITASSHMNSNAPANMNYQFVGASSLGPTPCMGQNFPPVFKPISSNDPNIDIVPRGLSLWNMTQNPGQTQDYTPKNIEEMHPLGINHVSLGTMNSFSTHDSLITNPCSNPPQISNFSHWNWDFGSKVTSNGTQNLTNDHSLPLSTSSVKDVSVQSLFSTQHQIISHHPSSATMSATALLQRAAQIGATTTDPSILGKFGFKSNDSIITVQENSFGQVCGASSVSGELVSAEENGISALKQRQMYPSKRHRMTNEEISAGETRDFLGVGIRSLCQQPSINGWT
- the LOC140811827 gene encoding uncharacterized protein produces the protein MKFTDSPVIELSVNDTRLSFQQDNGSMHVGTSVWPCSLVLVKFAERWLTCAVGDTCPNPYASLLNFTGKRGVELGTGCGVAAMGLYLLGLHDIVLTDIAPVMPALKRNLKRNKPMLKKSLKTAQLYWENEEQMKSLKPPFDFVIAADVVYIEKTVGPLIQAMEGLLSDNGVVLLGYQVRSPEAHTLFWEMCAVVFEVEKIPHEHLHPEYAYEETDVFVLRKRKKKTEELES
- the LOC140811885 gene encoding uncharacterized protein, which gives rise to MQAKISVSFLLFNALALVLNLDALNQEGSVLQKVKLSISDPAGSLSGWSDRDATPCNWTGVKCNDQNSVVSVHLSGASLYGSFPVSICSLPSLSSLSLANNSIGSSLPLSISSCLNLTYLDLSENILVGPIPYTLSELRFLRYLNLAANNFSGSLPANLGHFWQLETLILAENLLNDTIPAALGNITSLKFLVLAYNPFSPGHLPPEFGNLTNLEELWLTDCHLVGSIPESFSRLNRLRNFDLASNALSGSLPSFLSQLKSLVQIELYSNLFNANLPTGWSNLTDLKRFDASMNKFSGMIPADLCELPLESLNLFENNLEGLIPASIAKSPNLYELKLFGNRITGSLPHELGKNSALQTLDVSNNNLSGPLPEFLCHNGALEQLVLINNAFSGNIPENVWKCQNLSRIRMRNNQLYGEIPAEFWGLPNVYLLDLYGNAFLGSISPTIYGAKNLATLLISKNRFSGSIPYEIGSLENLVEFSASDNEFTGGIPGSIVNLGQLGRLDLSNNELTGGLPKRTESMKELNELNLANNRLSGDIPDELGNLPLLNYLDLSQNNFIGPVPISLQNLKLNTLNLSYNQLSGNLPPLFAKGVYSDSFLGNPDLCIDDGSYCKPKDGNRNQVFLWMLRFIYGTAVVVFLVGVVWFGLKYKSIKKMQRGATITKWTSFHKLCFSEFEINDCLKEDNVIGVGASGKVYKAVLQNGETVAVKKLWGGQNKDGTGFGVVSSDKGEFEAEVETLGQIRHKNIVRLWCCCNAANCKLLVYEYMPNGSLGDLLHSNEHRLLDWPMRFKIALDSAEGLSYLHNDCVPPIVHRDVKSNNILLDEDFGAKISDFGVAKFVKAVSKGVESMSVIAGSCGYIAPEYAYTLHVNEKSDIYSFGIVILELVTGRRPIDREFGEKDLPAWVCAILDRKGVEHILDPNLDSKFKEHICKVLDIGLLCIRSLPNNRPSMRRVVNMLQESSACMPNIAEKDTKILPSFCGEECDDGRLI